A single region of the Sciurus carolinensis chromosome 14, mSciCar1.2, whole genome shotgun sequence genome encodes:
- the Tstd2 gene encoding thiosulfate sulfurtransferase/rhodanese-like domain-containing protein 2 — MPSSTSSDQGDDLEACILRFSDLDLKDRSLINSSSSLKAELDSSTKKKYSFAKKKAFALFVKTKQVPAPPYECKEKWWKCCQQLFMNQTSIHRHVATQHADEIYHQTAFILKQLAATLSTSKSITSVDKKNPLKEYLTHSHKVSACLPDTSCFSPDELKSDLGSEEGEVLLYYCYCDLEDPQWICAWQTALCQHLHLTGKIRIATEGINGTVGGSKLATRLYVEAMLSCPLFKDYLCKEDFKTSRGGAHCFPELRVGVFEEIVPMGISPNKISYKKSGIHLSPGEFHKEVEKFLSQADQKQSDTILLDCRNFYESKIGRFQGCLAPDIRKFSYFPSYVDKNLELFREKRVLMYCTGGIRCERGSAYLKAKGVCKEVFQLKGGIHKYLEEFPNGFYKGKLFVFDERYALCYNSDVLSECSYCGAQWDQYKLCSTPQCRQLVLTCPTCQGQGFTACCVTCQDKGDRQASGPTQDSFKEECECTARRPRIPREPSQHAQLSVNPAPKPSVGQDGPLLV, encoded by the exons ATGCCTTCTTCAACTTCATCAGACCAAGGAGATGACCTGGAGGCCTGCATTTTAAGATTTTCTGacctggatttaaaagatagaagtCTTATTAATTCCAGCAGTAGTCTCAAAGCAGAGTTAGATAGCAGTACAAAGAAGAAATACTCATTTgcaaagaaaaag GCCTTTGCCCTTTTTGTCAAAACCAAACAAGTTCCTGCACCTCcatatgaatgtaaagaaaaatggtggaaatgcTGTCAGCAGCTATTCATGAACCAGACCAGCATCCATAGACATGTGGCAACACAACATGCTGATGAAATTTATCACCagactgcttttattttaaagcaactgGCTGCAACATTGAGTACGTCAAAGAGTATCACATCTGTGGACAAAAAGAACCCTCTAAAAGAGTACCTTACTCATAGCCACAAGGTGTCTGCTTGCCTCCCTGATACAAGCTGCTTTAGCCCTGATGAGCTGAAAag TGACCTGGGCAGTGAAGAAGGGGAGGTGCTACTTTATTACTGCTACTGTGACCTAGAGGATCCCCAGTGGATCTGTGCCTGGCAGACAGCTCTGTGTCAGCACTTGCACCTCACAGGCAAG ATTCGAATTGCTACTGAAGGAATCAATGGGACAGTTGGTGGAAGCAAATTGGCCACCAGACTCTATGTAGAAGCCATGCTTTCTTGTCCGTTATTTAAGGATTATCTTTGTAAGGAAGATTTTAAG ACCAGCAGAGGAGGAGCTCACTGTTTTCCAGAATTGCGTGTTGGTGTATTTGAAGAAATCGTGCCCATGGGGATCAGCCCCAATAAGATCTCCTACAAGAAGTCTg gAATCCATTTATccccaggtgaatttcataaagaagtagaaaagttttTATCTCAGGCAGATCAAAAACAAAGTGATACTATTCTACTGGACTGCAGAAACTTCTATGAAAGCAAAATA GGTCGATTCCAGGGCTGCTTAGCCCCAGACATCAGGAAATTCAGTTATTTTCCCAGCTATGTTGACAAAAATCTAGAACTCTTCAGAGAGAAGAGGGTGCTGATGTACTGCACTGGGGGCATCCGTTGTGAGCGTGGCTCCGCCTACCTGAAGGCCAAG GGAGTGTGTAAGGAAGTGTTCCAGCTCAAGGGTGGTATCCACAAGTACCTGGAAGAGTTTCCCAATGGTTTTTATAAGGGgaagttgtttgtttttgacgAGCGTTATGCCCTGTGCTACAACAGTGACGTGTTATCAG AATGTTCATACTGTGGAGCCCAGTGGGACCAGTATAAACTCTGCTCCACTCCCCAGTGCCGCCAGCTTGTTTTGACCTGTCCTACGTGTCAAGGACAAGGATTCACAGCCTGTTGTGTCACATGTCAAGACAAAGGGGACAGACAGGCTTCAGGCCCTACACAGGACAGTTTTAAAGAGGAATGTGAGTGCACAGCCCGACGGCCACGCATCCCGAGGGAACCTTCACAGCATGCGCAGCTCTCTGTGAACCCTGCACCAAAGCCCAGTGTTGGACAGGATGGGCCTTTGCTTGTGTAA